Below is a window of Mycolicibacterium chitae DNA.
CCAGCCCGAGCCGCTCCACCGATTGCGCCAGCGAACCGGCCCGGTCCCGGTCGGCGGTGATCGACCACAGGGTGCTGGGCGCGGTGGCGATCATCTCGGCGCGGTCGCCCGCCCCGGCGACGTCGGTTCCGGTGAGCCGGCCCAGCGCCGACAACAGGACCGGGATGCAGGCGCTCGCCGGGGCGTACTGCCGGTGCCGGTATTCGTGGTAGCGCTCCCGGGTCACGGTCAGCAGCCGCGCCGTGGATTCGGCGCGCTCGGCGTAGCGTCCCGTCCAGAACAGGTCGGACAGGACGCGCGGGGAACTGACCGCGGCCAGGTCGGCGACCACCACCGGGGCCGCCGGCGGCGGAGTCGCGGACGGTTGCTCGGGGGTGGTCGACGACGGCAGCACCCAGATGTCCTTGGCGGCACCATCGTTGAAGCGGGGACCGATGCCGTGGGCCGCGGCCACGTAACCGAGCCCGCCGATCATCGGTGCGTACCCGCCGCGCTGCGAGACGGCGAACAGCCGCATCCCGACGTTGGCCGCCGCGATCCCGACCCGCCCGACGATGGGCGCCGAGGAGTACTGCGGCAGTTCCTGACCGATCCACTGCCACGGAGCCGCGCTGATCCGCGCGGACAGTTCCGCGCGTTGGGACCGGGTCAACTCCGGGCCGACCTGGTCGGGACCGCCGGTGGTCGAGCGGATCAGCAGGGCGTCCAGGTGCTTCAGCAGGTGCGAGCGTTCGGTGTCGATGCCACCCCAGTAGGTGGGCGTGGTCGGCAACAGCGGGGCCTCGCCGAGCAGGCGCTCGGCGAGTTCGGGCAGGAAACGCAGGATAGCGGGGCTCTCCAGGATGCCGCTGCCCAACGTGTTGACCACCGTCACCGCGCCCCGGCGCGCCGCCTCGACCAGTCCGACCACGCCGAGGCGGGAGTCCGGGCGCAGATCCAGCGGGTCGGAATAAGCGGCGTCGACGCGGCGCAGCACCACGTCGACGCGCTGCAGGGTGCCCAGCGATCGCATCCACAACCTGCCGTCGCGGACCACCAAGTCGGCGCTCTCGACCAGCGGGAAGCCCAGCGTGGAGGCCAGATAGGCCTGGTCGAACGCGGTCTCGGAATGGATGCCCGGGCTGAGCACCACCACCGCGGGATCCTCGGTAGCCTCCGGCGCGGCCTCGAGCAGCGCCGAGCGCAGGGTGTGGGCGAACTGCGAGGTCGCCCGCGGCGTCAGCTGTTCGTAGAGTTCGGAGATCGCCGAGCCGACCACGCGGCGGTCGGCCATCGCGTAGCCCGCACCCGACGGCGCCTGCGTCCAGTCGGCGTTGACCACGAAGCCGCCGTTGCTCCTGCTGACATCGCAGCCGTGCAGGAACAACTGGTGCCGTCCGGGGACCTCGATCCCGCGGGCCGCGCGCAGGTAGCCCGGGTGGCCGAAAAGCAAAGGTGCGGGCAGGATTCCACTGGTCAGTGCGTCCTGCGGACCGTAGAGGTCGGCCAGGATCGCATCGAGCAACCGCGAGCGCTGGACCAGGCCGGCCTCGAGGGTCTGCCAGTCCTCGGGGGTGATCAGCAGCGGCACCGGGTCCAGGCGCCAGGGGGCGGGCACCCCGCCCGGGTCGGTATAGGTGATGCCGTCGTTGTCGACCAGGGTGCGCACCTCGTCGCGCAACCGGTCCAGACCGCGCACGCCGCGGCGCGCGATGGTCTCGGCCAACTCCGTCCAGGCGGGGCGGATATTGCCCGCGGCGTCGACGAACTCGTCGTGGCCGGCCCCGGCGCCGCCGCGAGGGTCGAACCGGGGATCGAACAAGGCCGCCTGCGCCCGGCCGGTCCGGTATTCCGTGAGCAACCCGTCGACGTCGAGGCTGGTGACCTGGGCCGCGGCCGGAACCGACACCGCGCACCTCCTGGAGACCGTGGGCACCCGGGCGGTGCGCCAGGACCATTCTGGCGTATCGATGGCCCGACGGGCGGCGCTTGCGTTCACTCAAACTGAACCAGTTGGTAAGGTATCGGGACAACGAGACGGTCGGGACGAAAGGTTGGTGTCGGACATGCGCGAAGCGGTGATCACAGGAGTGGGGATGACGCGCTTCGGCAAACATCGGGACCGCACCATCGCCGACCTCGCCGGTGAGGCGGTGGCCGAGGCCCTCGCCGATGCCGGCCTGACCGGGGACACCCAGTCGGTCGCGATCGTGTACTTCAGCAACGTCCTGGCCGGAGTGCTGACCGGTCAGGAATCGAACCGGGGTCAGCACGCGCTGCGGGACACCGCCCTGCGCGGGGTGCCGTTGATCAACGTCGAGAACGCCTGCGCCTCCGGAGCAACGGCACTCAACCAGGCCTGGCTGTCGGTGGCCTCCGGGCAGGCCGAGGTGGCCGTCGCGGTCGGCGCCGAGAAACTCCACTTCGACGACAAGGCCAAGGCGGCCGCGGCCCTGACCACCGCACTCGATCAGGAACGCCTCGACGAGATCCGCGCCGATCTCGGGTCGACCGGCTCCGGGTCGGTGTTCATGGACATCTACGCGCGCTTCGCGACGGACTACATGGAGCGCAGCGGCGCCACCTGCGAGGACTTCGCGCGCGTGGCCGTGAAGAACTCCCAGCACGGCACGGCAAATCCGAAGGCGCAGTACGGCCGTGCGCTCACCGTCGCCGAGGTGCTGGGGGCGCGCCAGGTCAGCGGGCCGCTCACGGTACCCATGTGCGCGCCGATGAGCGACGGCGCCGCGGCGGTCGTGGTGATGAGCCGCGCCGCGGCGCAACGCCTGGGGGCCTCGCCGGTCTCGCTCCGGGCCAGCGTCGTCGGGTCGGGCCGGCCGGGCGCCTACGGCGAGCTGGTCCCCGATGTCGCCGGGCGCGCCTTCGCCGCCGCCGGCGTCGACCCGGCCGAGGTCGACGTCGTCGAATGCCACGATGCCGCCGCACCGGCCGAACTCATCGTCCTCGAGGAACTGGGCCTGTGCGGTCCCGGGGCGGCGGTCGGGCTCGTGCGCGACGAACAGACCCGGATCGGCGGGCGCTTACCGGTGAATCCGAGCGGCGGCCTGCAGTCGAAGGGGCACCCGCTGGGCGCGACCGGCCTCGCCCAGATCGTCGAACTCACCGATCAGCTCCGCGGCCGCGCCGGGGCCCGACAGGTCCCCGGGGCCCGGATCGCGCTGGCCGAGAACGCCGGCGGGTACCTCGGTCCGGATGCGGCGGTGGCCACGGTGACGATCCTGTCCAGATAGGCCAAAGCCCCCTGCCCGTGCGGCGATTCGGGGTAGACTGCGCCCTAGTTCTTTAACTAACTGGTAAGCTTTTAAATGATGAGCAACTCGAACCTGGACGGTGCTGTGGTCGGCCAACTCGCGAACCAGATCGCGATCGTGATGGGAGCCGGTCGCGGTATCGGCGCCGCCATCGCGCAACGCTTCTCCGACGAAGGTGCGACGGTGGTGGTCGCCGACATATCCCAGTGTGGGGCCGAAGCGCGCGCCGCGGCCATCGGCGGGTCGGCGATCCCGGCGCGTTGCGACGTCGCCGACGAAGCCGACGTCGCAGCCACCCTCGAGGCCGCGGTCGCCCGGACCGGCGGCCTGGACATCGTGGTCAACTGCGCCGCCCTGGGGTCCGCGACACCGGTCGCCGACACCGACCGCAGCGACTGGGACCGGGTGCTGGGCATCACGCTGAACGGCACCC
It encodes the following:
- a CDS encoding circularly permuted type 2 ATP-grasp protein, with product MSVPAAAQVTSLDVDGLLTEYRTGRAQAALFDPRFDPRGGAGAGHDEFVDAAGNIRPAWTELAETIARRGVRGLDRLRDEVRTLVDNDGITYTDPGGVPAPWRLDPVPLLITPEDWQTLEAGLVQRSRLLDAILADLYGPQDALTSGILPAPLLFGHPGYLRAARGIEVPGRHQLFLHGCDVSRSNGGFVVNADWTQAPSGAGYAMADRRVVGSAISELYEQLTPRATSQFAHTLRSALLEAAPEATEDPAVVVLSPGIHSETAFDQAYLASTLGFPLVESADLVVRDGRLWMRSLGTLQRVDVVLRRVDAAYSDPLDLRPDSRLGVVGLVEAARRGAVTVVNTLGSGILESPAILRFLPELAERLLGEAPLLPTTPTYWGGIDTERSHLLKHLDALLIRSTTGGPDQVGPELTRSQRAELSARISAAPWQWIGQELPQYSSAPIVGRVGIAAANVGMRLFAVSQRGGYAPMIGGLGYVAAAHGIGPRFNDGAAKDIWVLPSSTTPEQPSATPPPAAPVVVADLAAVSSPRVLSDLFWTGRYAERAESTARLLTVTRERYHEYRHRQYAPASACIPVLLSALGRLTGTDVAGAGDRAEMIATAPSTLWSITADRDRAGSLAQSVERLGLAARSVRDQLSNDTWMILAAVDRAVLELPSAAPETHSLADTKMAAAHARTLAGMLALSGVAAESMVQDVGWTMADIGKRIERTLTLAGLLRATLTTARRGEAAQVITESVLTACESAVIFRRRNLGQVSVPAVADLLLFDASNPRSLVYQLDRLRTHLRALPAATGSSRPERLVDELNTRLRRIDPAELGRADPHGDLLALRGLLDGVLDGVRELSDVITATQLSLPGGMQPLWGPGQRRQMP
- a CDS encoding thiolase family protein; the encoded protein is MREAVITGVGMTRFGKHRDRTIADLAGEAVAEALADAGLTGDTQSVAIVYFSNVLAGVLTGQESNRGQHALRDTALRGVPLINVENACASGATALNQAWLSVASGQAEVAVAVGAEKLHFDDKAKAAAALTTALDQERLDEIRADLGSTGSGSVFMDIYARFATDYMERSGATCEDFARVAVKNSQHGTANPKAQYGRALTVAEVLGARQVSGPLTVPMCAPMSDGAAAVVVMSRAAAQRLGASPVSLRASVVGSGRPGAYGELVPDVAGRAFAAAGVDPAEVDVVECHDAAAPAELIVLEELGLCGPGAAVGLVRDEQTRIGGRLPVNPSGGLQSKGHPLGATGLAQIVELTDQLRGRAGARQVPGARIALAENAGGYLGPDAAVATVTILSR